A genomic stretch from Hemibagrus wyckioides isolate EC202008001 linkage group LG18, SWU_Hwy_1.0, whole genome shotgun sequence includes:
- the LOC131368723 gene encoding uncharacterized protein LOC131368723 isoform X1 codes for MSSAIASSVNGLSSTVSGMWRSHSVLSESEPESSPEAGQQFRKLRSSSSLNSLRMSLRKRLPLKTVQPTNNVPENPNTEEFQNSKKTSAVTQIKRTAKNTIGNAYQKFQKSTQSREECLVRTPGRILEGEENEHAPASARTPKRQATTPRRTPRSTAKRNPRATGTPEPSESAVRAVKTGGTRRQLVRMAALRSPFASPNTASRRRQFDEDLDSVSKGLRKLKRLSQAFDEVIGRDERTEAMEHYRTVMAHSYGSGSNPSSSTGKLNRSFIRQQSRRIRNRVGSWTDSALSNLRKPT; via the exons ATGTCATCAGCTATCGCGAGCAGCGTGAACGGCCTTAGCTCCACGGTGTCTGGGATGTGGCGCTCGCACAGCGTCCTCTCCGAGTCTGAACCCGAGAGCTCCCCCGAGGCCGGGCAGCAGTTTCGGAAGCTACGCTCCTCCAGCTCTCTCAACTCCCTGCGCATGTCTCTGAGGAAGAGACTTCCTTTAAAGACCGTACAGCCCACCAACAACGTCCCGGAGAATCCAAACACTGAGGAGTTTCAGAACAGCAAGAAGACCAGCGCCGTCACTCAGATCAAACGCACCGCCAAGAACACCATAGGAAACGCTTATCAG AAGTTTCAAAAGAGCACACAGTCACGTGAGGAGTGCCTGGTGAGGACGCCTGGCAGGATCTTGGAAGGAGAAGAGAACGAGCATGCTCCTGCATCCGCCCGCACCCCGAAACGACAAGCCACCACCCCCAGACGCACGCCAAGATCGACCGCCAAGCGTAACCCGCGAGCCACAGGCACTCCGGAGCCCAGCGAGTCGGCCGTGAGAGCGGTGAAGACCGGAGGCACCAGGAGGCAGCTGGTGCGCATGGCGGCACTGAGGAGCCCTTTCGCATCTCCTAACACGGCGAGCCGCCGCAG GCAGTTTGATGAAGATCTGGACAGTGTATCAAAAGGCCTCAGGAAACTAAAGCGCCTCTCTCAGGCCTTTGATGAAGTCATTGGGAGAGACGAGCG GACTGAGGCCATGGAGCATTACAGAACAGTGATGGCTCACAGCTACGGCTCCGGCTCCAACCCGAGCAGCAGCACGGGGAAATTAAACCGATCCTTCATCCGGCAGCAGAGCCGACGAATCCGCAACAGAGTGGGCAGCTGGACCGACAGCGCGCTCTCAAACCTCCGCAAACCCACATAG
- the tmigd1 gene encoding transmembrane and immunoglobulin domain-containing protein 1: protein MRPNFGIQFLLLVLICVCGVYSTNVTILSNPPTNGGLVQTNPDQTVTLTCAVIDSAAPEELQWFRNGQQVSLKDGNRVNTSHVCVDPVSRDDNAVTFTCQLKSNADVNASIQLQVQYPPTLGLDVEMLVEEKSDAALSCDVRAYPPVSVVWKKDNNLLDLSSSSYKTSNNGFTATLHITNIKRHAHQSVYTCEANSNIYGVSKRSFSVTVVDQVMKFPLWPTVAGVVVILLTILLAVVSRWQKIMKCFKKD from the exons TCACCATTCTGTCTAATCCCCCAACAAACGGAGGGTTGGTTCAGACGAACCCGGATCAGACCGTGACTCTGACCTGCGCAGTCATCGACTCTGCTGCGCCAGAAGAACTGCAGTGGTTCCGAAACGGACAGCAAGTGAGCCTCAAAGACGGAAACCGCGTAAACACCAGCCATGTGTGCGTGGACCCAGTGTCCAGAGACGACAACGCCGTCACCTTCACCTGCCAGCTGAAATCTAACGCTGACGTGAATGCCTCCATCCAGCTACAGGTTCAgt ATCCGCCAACGCTAGGACTGGATGTGGAAATGTTAGTAGAGGAGAAAAGCGATGCCGCTCTGTCCTGTGACGTTCGTGCTTATCCTCCGGTCAGTGTGGTCTGGAAGAAGGACAATAATCTTCTAGATCTTTCTTCCAGCAGCTACAAGACCAGCAACAACGGTTTTACGGCGACGCTTCACATTACAAACATTAAACGCCACGCGCACCAGAGTGTGTACACCTGTGAGGCCAACTCAAACATCTACGGCGTCAGCAAACGGAGCTTCAGTGTCACTGTTGTAG ACCAGGTGATGAAGTTCCCTCTCTGGCCTACAGTAGCCGGTGTGGTGGTCATCCTCTTAACGATCCTGCTGGCTGTCGTTTCCCGATGGCAGAAGATCATGAAG tgctTTAAGAAAGACTGA
- the LOC131368723 gene encoding uncharacterized protein LOC131368723 isoform X2: MSSAIASSVNGLSSTVSGMWRSHSVLSESEPESSPEAGQQFRKLRSSSSLNSLRMSLRKRLPLKTVQPTNNVPENPNTEEFQNSKKTSAVTQIKRTAKNTIGNAYQKFQKSTQSREECLVRTPGRILEGEENEHAPASARTPKRQATTPRRTPRSTAKRNPRATGTPEPSESAVRAVKTGGTRRQLVRMAALRSPFASPNTASRRRQFDEDLDSVSKGLRKLKRLSQAFDEVIGRDERTRKFKYSIITE, from the exons ATGTCATCAGCTATCGCGAGCAGCGTGAACGGCCTTAGCTCCACGGTGTCTGGGATGTGGCGCTCGCACAGCGTCCTCTCCGAGTCTGAACCCGAGAGCTCCCCCGAGGCCGGGCAGCAGTTTCGGAAGCTACGCTCCTCCAGCTCTCTCAACTCCCTGCGCATGTCTCTGAGGAAGAGACTTCCTTTAAAGACCGTACAGCCCACCAACAACGTCCCGGAGAATCCAAACACTGAGGAGTTTCAGAACAGCAAGAAGACCAGCGCCGTCACTCAGATCAAACGCACCGCCAAGAACACCATAGGAAACGCTTATCAG AAGTTTCAAAAGAGCACACAGTCACGTGAGGAGTGCCTGGTGAGGACGCCTGGCAGGATCTTGGAAGGAGAAGAGAACGAGCATGCTCCTGCATCCGCCCGCACCCCGAAACGACAAGCCACCACCCCCAGACGCACGCCAAGATCGACCGCCAAGCGTAACCCGCGAGCCACAGGCACTCCGGAGCCCAGCGAGTCGGCCGTGAGAGCGGTGAAGACCGGAGGCACCAGGAGGCAGCTGGTGCGCATGGCGGCACTGAGGAGCCCTTTCGCATCTCCTAACACGGCGAGCCGCCGCAG GCAGTTTGATGAAGATCTGGACAGTGTATCAAAAGGCCTCAGGAAACTAAAGCGCCTCTCTCAGGCCTTTGATGAAGTCATTGGGAGAGACGAGCG CACCAGAAAATTCAAGTACTCTATTATAACGGAGTAA